The following are encoded in a window of Alphaproteobacteria bacterium genomic DNA:
- the pheS gene encoding phenylalanine--tRNA ligase subunit alpha: MGSDLDVMKDDWLGRIEAAADLPALEAARVAALGKQGAVTGLLKTLGAMSPEERQAEGPRIHGLREAVTEALAARKNALEEADLERRLATERIDMTLPVALSAEGSVHPISQVLDELAEIFADLGFSVATGPEIEDDWHNFTALNIPESHPARAMHDTFYFDRADESGRPMLLRTHTSPVQIRAMQTQKPPLYLIAPGRVYRSDSDATHTPMFHQVEGLVIDRGITLGHLKWTLETFLKAFFERDDIVLRLRPSYFPFTEPSAEVDIGYRIEKGRRVLGGSDHWMELLGSGMVHPRVLANCGLDPDEWQGFAFGCGIDRLAMLKYGMDDLRAFFDGDLRWLKHYGFGALDVPTLSGGVGA, from the coding sequence ATGGGCAGCGACCTCGACGTTATGAAAGACGACTGGCTCGGCCGGATCGAAGCGGCGGCTGATTTGCCGGCGCTCGAGGCGGCGCGAGTCGCGGCTCTGGGCAAGCAGGGCGCCGTGACGGGACTGCTCAAGACCCTCGGCGCCATGTCGCCCGAGGAGCGCCAGGCCGAGGGGCCGCGAATCCACGGCCTGCGCGAGGCGGTGACCGAGGCGCTTGCGGCGCGGAAGAACGCGCTTGAGGAGGCCGATCTCGAGCGCCGGCTGGCGACCGAGCGGATCGACATGACGCTGCCGGTCGCGCTTTCGGCCGAGGGCAGCGTCCATCCGATCAGCCAGGTGCTCGACGAGCTGGCCGAAATCTTCGCCGATCTCGGCTTCTCGGTCGCGACCGGCCCCGAGATCGAGGACGACTGGCACAATTTCACAGCGCTCAACATCCCCGAAAGCCATCCGGCGCGGGCGATGCACGACACCTTCTACTTCGACCGGGCGGACGAAAGCGGCCGCCCGATGCTTCTGCGCACCCACACCTCGCCGGTGCAGATCCGCGCCATGCAGACGCAGAAGCCGCCGCTCTACCTGATCGCGCCGGGCCGCGTGTACCGCTCCGACAGCGATGCGACCCACACGCCGATGTTCCATCAGGTGGAGGGGCTGGTAATCGATCGCGGAATCACGCTCGGCCATCTCAAATGGACTCTGGAGACCTTCCTCAAGGCCTTTTTCGAGCGCGACGACATCGTCCTTCGGCTGCGACCGTCCTACTTCCCCTTCACCGAGCCCTCGGCCGAGGTGGATATCGGCTACCGCATCGAGAAAGGCCGGCGCGTGCTCGGCGGCAGCGACCATTGGATGGAGCTTCTCGGCTCCGGAATGGTCCACCCGCGCGTGCTCGCCAATTGCGGGCTCGATCCCGACGAATGGCAGGGCTTCGCCTTCGGCTGCGGGATCGACCGGCTGGCGATGCTCAAATACGGAATGGACGACCTGCGCGCCTTCTTCGACGGCGACCTTCGCTGGCTGAAGCATTACGGCTTTGGCGCGCTCGACGTTCCGACCCTCTCGGGAGGCGTCGGCGCATGA
- a CDS encoding iron-sulfur cluster assembly accessory protein, with translation MTVQQRARPAAVTLTPAAEARVAELMARAPEGAIGVKLSTPRRGCSGLAYSVDYVTEEAKFDEKIETPGGAFYIDGASVLYLVGSTMDWREDDFVAGFVFENPNAKGACGCGESFTV, from the coding sequence ATGACGGTGCAGCAGAGAGCCCGACCCGCCGCCGTCACCCTCACTCCAGCCGCCGAGGCCCGCGTCGCCGAATTGATGGCGCGCGCGCCCGAGGGCGCGATCGGGGTCAAGCTGTCGACCCCGCGCCGCGGCTGTTCGGGCCTCGCTTACTCGGTCGATTACGTCACCGAGGAGGCGAAGTTCGACGAGAAGATCGAGACGCCGGGCGGCGCCTTCTATATCGACGGCGCGTCGGTCCTCTATCTCGTCGGATCGACGATGGACTGGCGCGAGGACGATTTCGTTGCCGGATTCGTCTTCGAAAATCCCAACGCCAAGGGCGCCTGCGGCTGCGGCGAGAGCTTCACCGTCTAA
- a CDS encoding SUF system Fe-S cluster assembly protein, whose product MEQERKIEVEEVEGVAPPPKARVEDVREGYERKRDYLEGFLSRPPPSAEPTPAEPGGDLYEQVIAALKDIYDPEIPVNIYDLGLIYDVEITPEHHARIKMTLTTPHCPVAESMPGEVELRVGAVPGIGDAEVELVWQPPWDPQKMTDEARLELGML is encoded by the coding sequence ATGGAGCAGGAACGCAAGATCGAGGTCGAGGAGGTCGAAGGCGTCGCGCCGCCGCCCAAGGCGCGCGTCGAGGACGTGCGCGAGGGCTATGAGCGCAAGCGCGACTATCTCGAAGGCTTCCTCTCCAGGCCGCCGCCCTCGGCCGAGCCAACGCCGGCCGAGCCTGGCGGCGACCTCTACGAGCAGGTGATCGCCGCGCTGAAGGACATTTACGACCCCGAAATCCCGGTCAACATCTACGATCTCGGGCTGATCTACGACGTCGAGATCACTCCCGAGCATCACGCCCGGATCAAGATGACTTTGACCACGCCGCACTGCCCCGTCGCCGAGTCCATGCCCGGCGAGGTCGAGCTTCGGGTCGGCGCGGTGCCGGGCATCGGCGATGCCGAGGTCGAATTGGTCTGGCAGCCGCCCTGGGACCCGCAGAAGATGACCGACGAGGCCCGGCTTGAACTGGGGATGTTGTGA
- a CDS encoding cysteine desulfurase: protein MAASTRPLDWLADFPAIPEGWAYLDSAATAQKPKMVIDAVARAYGETYATVHRGVYQRSAEMTLAFEASRARVARFIGAAAAEEIVFVRGATEGINLVAQSWGRDHLKPGDRILLSTLEHHSNIVPWQMTGAEIDVVPLTDDHRIDLDAMAAMIRPEHKLVALAHVSNVLGSTLDAKRAADIAHSVGAKLLLDGCQAVPRMPVDVRDLDCDFYVFSGHKLYGPTGIGVLWARAEILEAMPPWQGGGAMIDRVTFDRTTYAPPPARFEAGTPHVVGVVGLHAAIDYVDGIGLGSIRAHEAALVRETRDALRGLNSVRLFGPENSAGIVSFAVEGVHPHDVGTILDEEHVAVRAGHHCAQPLMAALGVDATARASFGVYNGPRDIEALVRGIERVTRIFG from the coding sequence ATGGCAGCTTCCACCCGCCCGCTCGACTGGCTCGCCGACTTCCCGGCGATCCCCGAAGGCTGGGCCTATCTCGACAGCGCGGCGACCGCGCAGAAGCCCAAAATGGTGATCGACGCGGTCGCCCGCGCCTATGGCGAGACCTACGCGACCGTCCATCGCGGCGTCTATCAGCGCTCGGCGGAGATGACGCTCGCCTTCGAGGCCAGCCGCGCCCGGGTCGCCCGCTTCATCGGCGCCGCCGCGGCGGAGGAGATCGTCTTCGTCCGCGGCGCGACCGAGGGGATCAACCTCGTCGCGCAGAGCTGGGGCCGCGACCACCTCAAGCCCGGCGACCGGATTCTGCTCTCGACGCTCGAGCACCACAGCAACATCGTCCCCTGGCAGATGACGGGAGCGGAGATCGACGTCGTTCCACTGACCGACGATCATCGCATCGACCTCGACGCGATGGCGGCGATGATCCGGCCCGAGCACAAGCTGGTCGCCCTCGCCCACGTCTCCAACGTGCTCGGCTCCACGCTCGACGCGAAGCGCGCCGCGGATATCGCCCATTCGGTCGGCGCGAAGCTGCTGCTCGACGGCTGCCAGGCGGTGCCGCGCATGCCGGTCGACGTCCGCGATCTCGATTGCGATTTCTACGTCTTCTCCGGCCACAAGCTCTACGGCCCCACGGGCATCGGTGTGCTCTGGGCGCGCGCGGAGATCCTCGAGGCCATGCCGCCCTGGCAGGGCGGCGGAGCGATGATCGACAGGGTGACGTTCGATCGCACCACCTACGCCCCGCCGCCGGCCCGGTTCGAGGCGGGGACTCCGCACGTCGTCGGCGTTGTCGGCCTGCACGCGGCGATCGACTATGTCGACGGCATCGGCCTCGGCTCGATCCGCGCCCACGAGGCCGCCCTGGTCCGCGAGACGCGCGACGCCCTGCGCGGCCTCAATTCGGTGCGCCTGTTCGGCCCCGAGAATTCGGCCGGCATCGTCAGCTTCGCGGTCGAGGGGGTTCATCCGCACGACGTCGGCACCATATTGGACGAGGAGCATGTCGCGGTCCGCGCCGGCCATCATTGCGCCCAGCCGCTGATGGCCGCGCTGGGGGTCGACGCGACGGCGCGGGCCAGCTTCGGAGTCTATAACGGGCCGCGCGACATCGAGGCGCTGGTGCGCGGAATCGAACGGGTAACGAGGATCTTCGGGTGA
- a CDS encoding SufD family Fe-S cluster assembly protein, producing MPLDLPSNRTEGWRWSDLSALPALAEAAPSGKVPDALPWIDCDKGVRLLFVDGALRSGDVEFAPLNIETRHPLGGLAGKSGWSLRLGRDQAAPGLVQIVHVSTGAADHLAAEMVLDADAQCSVVETFVGQGWANRLTAIRLGKSARLMLSRRLLGESGFVSLTDQAELGAGASLTTTMLAAGGADTRLDGEILLTGEEAYAEAGGALLARGRQRHDANLVIRHAVPNGVSRQVWRSVADDRSACSVAARVEVARGAQKTDAEQSLKGLLLARSAVINAKPELEIFADDVKCAHGATVGELDRGALFYLESRGVEPAEAKSLLTRAFVADALDRIGEEEVRATFYADAEEWFGGAKPLPFRGGVGVGPVTQHGVSSTSPTPVSSPEGEG from the coding sequence ATGCCCCTCGACCTTCCCTCGAACCGCACGGAAGGCTGGCGCTGGAGCGATCTCTCCGCGCTTCCGGCGCTGGCTGAGGCGGCGCCCTCGGGGAAGGTTCCGGACGCGCTGCCCTGGATCGATTGCGACAAGGGCGTGCGGCTGCTGTTCGTCGACGGCGCTCTGCGCTCCGGCGACGTCGAATTCGCCCCGCTCAACATCGAGACCCGCCATCCGCTCGGCGGCCTCGCGGGCAAGAGCGGCTGGTCGCTGCGTCTCGGGCGGGATCAGGCGGCGCCCGGCCTCGTCCAGATCGTCCACGTCTCGACAGGCGCCGCCGACCATCTCGCGGCCGAGATGGTGCTCGATGCCGACGCGCAATGCTCGGTGGTCGAGACCTTCGTCGGCCAGGGCTGGGCCAACCGCCTGACCGCGATCCGCCTCGGCAAGAGCGCCCGGCTGATGCTGAGCCGGCGGCTGCTTGGGGAAAGCGGCTTCGTCAGCCTCACCGACCAGGCGGAATTGGGCGCGGGCGCGAGCCTGACGACGACCATGCTCGCGGCGGGCGGCGCAGACACCAGGCTCGACGGCGAGATTCTCCTCACTGGGGAGGAGGCCTATGCCGAGGCCGGTGGCGCGCTGCTCGCCCGCGGCCGTCAGCGGCACGATGCCAACCTCGTCATCCGCCACGCGGTGCCGAACGGCGTGAGCCGCCAGGTCTGGCGCTCGGTGGCGGACGACCGTTCCGCCTGCTCGGTCGCTGCCCGGGTCGAGGTCGCGCGCGGTGCGCAGAAGACCGACGCCGAGCAGAGCCTCAAGGGGCTCCTTCTGGCCCGCTCGGCAGTAATCAACGCCAAGCCCGAGCTCGAAATCTTCGCCGACGACGTCAAATGCGCGCACGGCGCGACGGTCGGCGAGCTCGACCGGGGCGCGCTCTTCTACCTCGAAAGCCGCGGCGTCGAGCCCGCCGAAGCGAAGAGCCTCCTGACCCGCGCCTTCGTCGCCGACGCGCTCGACCGGATCGGGGAGGAGGAGGTGCGCGCGACATTCTACGCGGATGCCGAGGAGTGGTTCGGAGGAGCCAAGCCCCTCCCCTTCAGGGGAGGGGTTGGGGTGGGGCCTGTCACGCAGCACGGCGTCTCGTCCACATCCCCCACCCCCGTCTCCTCCCCTGAAGGGGAGGGGTGA
- the sufC gene encoding Fe-S cluster assembly ATPase SufC → MLQIENLHANVDGKAILKGISLALNPGEIHAIMGPNGSGKSTLSYVLAGRPGYEVTEGSVIFTPPACSGEGRSVSSQASGAGEQGSGLGRSTSEPIDLLALEPHERAANGMFLGFQYPVEIPGVSGVQFLRTALNAQRRARGEAELSAGDFLRLARAQADALGLDFEMMKRSVNVGFSGGEKKRNEMVQMGIIDPRLAILDETDSGLDIDALRIVGEGINRIMRKPDKAVLLITHYQRLLDIVEPDFVHVLAGGRIVRSGGAELAHELEREGYGEIAA, encoded by the coding sequence ATGCTCCAAATCGAAAACCTCCACGCCAATGTCGACGGCAAGGCGATCCTCAAGGGAATCAGCCTCGCGCTGAATCCTGGCGAGATCCATGCGATCATGGGGCCGAACGGGTCGGGCAAGTCGACTTTGTCCTACGTGCTCGCCGGGCGGCCGGGCTATGAGGTGACCGAAGGCTCGGTGATCTTTACTCCGCCTGCGTGCTCCGGCGAAGGCCGGAGCGTTTCGTCGCAGGCTTCGGGCGCGGGCGAGCAGGGCTCCGGCCTTGGCCGGAGCACAAGTGAGCCTATCGACCTGCTCGCGCTGGAGCCGCACGAGCGAGCGGCCAACGGCATGTTTCTCGGCTTCCAGTACCCGGTCGAGATTCCCGGCGTCTCGGGCGTCCAGTTCCTGCGCACCGCGCTCAACGCCCAGCGCCGCGCGCGCGGCGAGGCGGAATTGTCGGCGGGCGATTTCCTGCGCCTCGCCCGCGCCCAGGCCGACGCGCTCGGGCTCGATTTCGAGATGATGAAGCGTAGCGTCAACGTCGGCTTCTCTGGCGGTGAGAAGAAGCGAAACGAGATGGTCCAGATGGGGATCATCGATCCGAGGCTCGCCATCCTCGACGAGACCGATTCCGGCCTCGACATCGACGCGCTGCGAATCGTCGGCGAAGGGATCAACCGGATCATGCGCAAGCCCGACAAGGCCGTGCTGCTGATCACCCACTACCAGCGCCTGCTCGACATCGTGGAGCCCGATTTCGTCCACGTCCTCGCCGGCGGCCGGATCGTCCGCTCCGGCGGCGCCGAGCTCGCCCACGAGCTCGAGCGCGAAGGCTATGGGGAGATCGCTGCGTGA
- the sufB gene encoding Fe-S cluster assembly protein SufB, with amino-acid sequence MSEVRNKEAQDAVDRASTYEWGFTSDIEQEFAPKGLDEDTVRFISAKKQEPEWMLDWRLKAYRAWLTMEEVSWAKLDIPEIDFQDAYYYAAPKAKPKLASLDELDPEILRVYEKLGIPIEEQKVLAGVEGARKVAVDAVFDSVSVATTFRKELEAAGVIFRSISEAIRDYPDLVRQYLGSVVPQRDNYFACLNSAVFSDGTFVYVPEGVRCPMELSTYFRINAENTGQFERTLIVADKGSYVSYLEGCTAPMRDENQLHAAVVEIYAHEDAEVKYSTVQNWYPGDAEGKGGIYNFVTKRAMCAGARSKVSWTQVETGSAITWKYPSCILKGEGSVGEFYSVAVTNNRQQADTGTKMIHIGAGSRSTIVSKGISAGKSNNTYRGLVRVNGGAENVRNFTQCDSLLLGDQCGAHTVPYIEVRNPTAQIEHEATTSKISDDQLFYAMSRGLSAEDSVALIVNGFAREVLKQLPMEFAVEAQKLLGISLEGSVG; translated from the coding sequence ATGAGCGAGGTGCGCAACAAGGAAGCCCAGGACGCGGTCGACCGCGCCTCGACCTACGAATGGGGCTTCACCTCCGACATCGAGCAGGAGTTCGCGCCCAAGGGCCTCGATGAGGACACCGTCCGCTTCATCTCCGCCAAGAAGCAGGAGCCGGAGTGGATGCTCGACTGGCGGCTCAAGGCCTATCGCGCCTGGCTGACGATGGAGGAGGTGAGCTGGGCCAAGCTCGACATCCCCGAAATCGATTTCCAGGACGCTTATTATTACGCCGCGCCCAAGGCCAAGCCCAAGCTCGCCAGCCTCGACGAGCTCGATCCCGAGATTTTGCGAGTCTACGAAAAGCTCGGAATCCCGATCGAGGAGCAGAAGGTGCTCGCCGGAGTCGAGGGCGCGCGCAAGGTTGCGGTGGACGCGGTGTTCGACAGCGTCTCGGTCGCCACCACCTTCCGCAAGGAGCTGGAAGCGGCCGGGGTCATCTTCCGCTCCATCTCCGAGGCGATCCGCGACTATCCGGATCTGGTCCGCCAATATCTCGGCTCGGTGGTCCCCCAGCGAGACAATTATTTCGCGTGCCTCAACAGCGCGGTCTTTTCCGACGGCACCTTCGTCTACGTGCCGGAAGGCGTGCGCTGCCCGATGGAGCTCTCCACCTATTTCCGGATCAACGCCGAGAATACCGGCCAGTTCGAGCGCACGCTGATCGTCGCCGACAAGGGCAGCTACGTCTCCTACCTCGAAGGCTGCACCGCGCCGATGCGCGACGAGAACCAGCTCCACGCGGCGGTGGTCGAGATCTACGCCCACGAGGATGCGGAGGTGAAATACTCCACCGTCCAGAACTGGTATCCGGGCGATGCCGAGGGGAAGGGCGGCATCTACAATTTCGTCACCAAGCGGGCGATGTGCGCCGGAGCGCGCTCGAAGGTCTCGTGGACCCAGGTCGAGACCGGAAGCGCGATTACCTGGAAATATCCGTCCTGCATCCTGAAGGGCGAGGGCAGCGTCGGCGAATTCTATTCGGTCGCGGTCACCAACAATCGCCAGCAGGCCGATACCGGCACCAAGATGATCCACATCGGCGCCGGCAGCCGCTCGACGATCGTCTCCAAGGGGATCAGCGCCGGCAAGTCGAACAACACCTATCGCGGCCTCGTCCGGGTCAACGGCGGCGCCGAGAACGTGCGCAACTTCACCCAGTGCGATTCACTGCTGCTCGGCGACCAATGCGGCGCCCACACCGTGCCCTATATCGAGGTTCGCAACCCCACCGCGCAGATCGAGCATGAGGCGACCACCTCGAAGATCAGCGACGACCAGCTCTTCTACGCGATGTCGCGCGGCCTCAGCGCGGAGGATTCGGTCGCCCTGATCGTCAACGGCTTCGCCCGCGAGGTGCTCAAGCAGCTGCCGATGGAGTTCGCGGTCGAGGCGCAGAAATTGCTGGGGATCAGCCTTGAGGGGAGCGTCGGATGA
- a CDS encoding Rrf2 family transcriptional regulator — translation MRLSSLADYAVVMMSAAARHCGQAGLVPASNGKRPKVNATTLAAETGIPLPTAQKLVSRLSTAGLLESSRGTGGGVRLARPPAAISLADIVEAVEGPIEMTSCVDSERHDCVLEGACQVRPHMGVVNHAVRGALAGVSLAQLSRSPAQAGTKSWTPTFAGEQAR, via the coding sequence ATGCGCCTGTCCAGCCTCGCCGATTATGCCGTCGTGATGATGTCGGCCGCCGCGCGCCATTGCGGCCAAGCCGGGCTCGTGCCGGCGTCCAACGGAAAGCGCCCGAAGGTCAACGCGACGACGCTCGCCGCCGAGACCGGCATCCCGCTCCCCACCGCGCAGAAGCTGGTCAGCCGCCTGTCGACCGCCGGCCTGCTCGAATCGAGCCGCGGCACCGGGGGCGGAGTCCGCCTCGCGCGGCCTCCCGCCGCGATCAGCCTCGCCGACATCGTCGAGGCGGTCGAAGGACCCATCGAGATGACCAGCTGCGTCGACTCGGAGCGCCACGATTGTGTCCTCGAAGGGGCCTGCCAGGTCCGCCCCCACATGGGTGTCGTCAACCACGCGGTGCGCGGCGCACTGGCGGGGGTATCGCTGGCACAATTGTCCCGCTCCCCGGCCCAGGCCGGGACGAAGTCCTGGACCCCGACCTTCGCCGGGGAACAAGCGCGATGA
- a CDS encoding quinone-dependent dihydroorotate dehydrogenase, translated as MALYPLVRPFAFALDAERAHRATIAALKLLPPGRPADRDPALAVSVAGLDFPNPVGLAAGFDKDAEVYRQMLGFGFGFVEVGTVTPRPQAGNERPRLFRLVEDRAVINRMGFNSQGQAAAMRRLEGRDRRRGIVGVNIGANKDSADRVADYSAGIAAMTGHADYLTVNISSPNTPGLRGLQDKGALGELLAGVMEARGAGPPVFLKVAPDLEGGEIDDIAAVAIERKVDALIVANTTLSRPMLRSRHKDEAGGLSGAPLKALALARLRDFRRATGGALPLIAAGGIENGVDAFDRIRAGASLVQLYSALVYHGPGLAEEIIGELRRLLTLHGFGRLTDAIGTEKPE; from the coding sequence ATGGCGCTCTATCCCCTCGTCCGGCCTTTCGCCTTCGCGCTCGACGCGGAGCGGGCGCATCGCGCCACGATCGCCGCGCTGAAGCTGCTTCCGCCGGGGCGGCCCGCCGACCGCGATCCCGCGCTCGCGGTGAGCGTCGCGGGGCTCGACTTCCCCAATCCGGTCGGCCTTGCCGCAGGGTTCGACAAGGATGCCGAGGTTTACCGCCAGATGCTCGGCTTCGGCTTCGGCTTCGTCGAGGTCGGCACGGTGACACCGCGGCCGCAGGCAGGGAACGAGCGCCCGCGCCTGTTCCGCCTGGTCGAGGACCGGGCGGTGATCAACCGGATGGGCTTCAACAGTCAGGGGCAGGCCGCAGCTATGCGGCGGCTCGAGGGACGCGACCGGCGACGCGGGATCGTGGGCGTCAACATAGGGGCCAACAAGGACAGCGCCGACCGTGTCGCGGATTATTCGGCGGGGATTGCGGCGATGACGGGGCATGCCGACTATCTCACCGTCAACATTTCCTCGCCCAACACGCCGGGGCTTCGCGGCCTGCAGGACAAAGGCGCGCTGGGCGAATTGCTCGCCGGCGTGATGGAGGCGCGCGGCGCCGGGCCGCCGGTGTTCCTCAAGGTCGCGCCGGATCTGGAGGGCGGCGAGATCGACGACATCGCCGCCGTGGCGATCGAGCGCAAGGTCGACGCGCTGATCGTCGCCAACACGACGCTGAGCCGGCCGATGCTCAGATCGCGCCACAAAGACGAGGCGGGCGGGCTTTCGGGGGCTCCGCTCAAGGCGCTGGCGCTGGCGCGGCTGCGCGACTTTCGGCGCGCGACGGGCGGGGCGCTGCCGCTGATCGCCGCGGGCGGCATCGAGAACGGGGTGGACGCCTTCGACCGCATCCGCGCCGGGGCGAGCCTGGTCCAGCTCTATTCGGCGCTCGTCTATCATGGGCCCGGCCTGGCCGAGGAAATCATCGGCGAGTTGAGGCGCTTGCTGACGCTCCACGGCTTCGGGCGCTTGACGGATGCGATCGGGACTGAAAAGCCGGAATGA
- the ggt gene encoding gamma-glutamyltransferase, whose amino-acid sequence MLHRLLLALALFLAPVAAIAQGVSAADPRAARAGVEILREGGTAADAAFATMLALTVVEPQSSGIGGGGFLVYHDQASGRLSSFNGRETAPHAATPSYFLGPDGRPRDHRDVVAGGMSVGVPGNVRLMELAHERHGRLAWARLFRPAIRLARDGFEISPRLYRALASPGSLAGFSPGGRALFYQADGTPKAAGTLVRNPALAAFLTALAARGPEHFYTGAAARALVDTLRNAPRNPSTMTRDDLATYQAQELASPCGTYRGYRICGMGPPSSGETTVFAILKQLERFDLRALGRDNATSWHLIAESMRLAYADRDAYLGDADFVRVPVAGLMDPAYLAGRSRLISPERAIAHVTAGTPPGADARAPAPVPDEGGTSHFVAVDRAGNVASYTSTIESAFGSGLTVNGLYLNNELTDFNSAPDLNGVPTANRVEGGKRPRSSMSPTIVYGPDGRVRIAIGAAGGSTIIAQVAKALIAVIDWDMSAEEAIALPQIIGMGDRVTIERGTRLEAMIPALQALGQNAVIVEPGYKANAIERVDGRWVGAADPRSEGVWVAQGPAAR is encoded by the coding sequence ATGCTGCACCGCCTCTTGCTCGCCCTTGCCCTATTCCTCGCCCCCGTCGCGGCGATCGCGCAGGGCGTGTCCGCCGCCGATCCCCGCGCCGCCCGGGCCGGAGTCGAGATCTTGCGCGAGGGGGGCACGGCGGCAGACGCCGCCTTCGCGACGATGCTCGCGCTGACCGTGGTCGAGCCGCAAAGCTCGGGCATCGGCGGCGGCGGCTTCCTCGTCTATCACGACCAGGCGAGCGGCCGGCTTTCCAGCTTCAACGGCCGCGAGACCGCGCCGCACGCGGCGACGCCTTCCTATTTCCTCGGCCCCGATGGCCGCCCGCGCGACCATCGCGACGTGGTGGCGGGCGGGATGAGCGTCGGCGTTCCGGGCAATGTCCGGCTGATGGAGCTGGCGCACGAGCGGCACGGGCGGCTCGCCTGGGCGCGGCTGTTCCGGCCGGCCATCCGCCTCGCCCGCGACGGCTTCGAGATCAGTCCGCGCCTCTACCGCGCTTTGGCCTCGCCGGGCTCGCTGGCCGGCTTCTCGCCCGGGGGGCGGGCGCTCTTCTACCAGGCCGACGGGACTCCGAAGGCGGCGGGGACGCTGGTGCGCAATCCCGCGCTCGCCGCCTTCCTGACGGCCCTCGCCGCGCGCGGGCCGGAGCATTTCTACACCGGCGCCGCCGCGCGGGCGCTGGTCGATACGCTGCGCAACGCGCCGCGCAATCCTTCGACCATGACCCGCGACGATCTCGCCACCTATCAGGCGCAGGAGCTCGCCTCGCCCTGCGGCACCTATCGCGGCTACCGCATCTGCGGGATGGGGCCGCCCTCCTCGGGCGAGACGACGGTGTTCGCCATCCTCAAGCAGCTCGAGCGCTTCGACCTGCGCGCGCTGGGTCGGGACAATGCGACGTCATGGCACCTGATCGCCGAATCGATGCGGCTCGCCTACGCCGACCGCGACGCCTATCTGGGCGATGCCGATTTCGTGCGCGTGCCGGTCGCCGGGCTGATGGACCCGGCCTATCTCGCGGGCCGTTCCCGACTCATCTCGCCCGAGCGCGCGATCGCCCACGTCACCGCGGGCACACCCCCCGGCGCCGACGCCCGCGCTCCGGCGCCGGTGCCTGACGAAGGGGGGACCTCGCATTTCGTCGCCGTCGACAGGGCGGGCAATGTCGCCTCCTATACGTCGACGATCGAGAGCGCGTTCGGCTCGGGGCTGACGGTCAATGGCCTGTACCTCAACAACGAGCTGACCGACTTCAATTCCGCGCCCGACCTGAACGGCGTTCCGACCGCCAACCGCGTCGAGGGCGGGAAGCGTCCGCGAAGCTCGATGTCGCCGACGATCGTCTATGGCCCCGACGGCCGCGTGCGGATCGCGATCGGCGCCGCCGGCGGCTCGACGATTATCGCCCAGGTCGCCAAGGCGCTGATCGCGGTGATCGACTGGGACATGAGCGCTGAGGAGGCGATCGCTCTTCCGCAGATCATCGGCATGGGCGACCGGGTGACGATCGAGCGCGGCACGAGGCTGGAGGCAATGATCCCGGCGCTCCAGGCGCTCGGCCAGAACGCAGTCATCGTCGAGCCCGGCTACAAGGCCAATGCGATCGAGCGCGTGGACGGCCGTTGGGTCGGTGCGGCGGACCCGCGCAGCGAGGGCGTCTGGGTGGCGCAGGGGCCGGCGGCTCGCTAA